The Couchioplanes caeruleus nucleotide sequence CAGGCCGCCCTCGGCCCGATCCGGGTCGAGCAGAACTTCAGCCGCCCGAACGACGGCATCGTCAAGGCCAACAGCGCCGACGGCTCCGACTTCCCCGGCACGGCCATCTGGCGGGTGTCCTGGAAGATCCACACGGCCCTCGGCCCGGTGCTCACCGACCCGGACCGGCCGCTCATCTTCGGCCCGGCGACGGTCAACCACTACCCGCCGGTCGGCACCCACTTCCACTCACCCACCGGCCCGGTCGCGCTCGTCCTCGAGTCGACCGGCGAGCGGGTCGGCACGCTCACCCCGGGCGAGCTCACCGCGTTCGACATCGTGGTGACCAAGGATGACGAGATCTTCGCCGACGTGCTGAACACCCCGCCCGCGGACATCTTCGAGGTGATGGAGGAGTGGCGCGCCCGGATGGACGGCAACGAGGTCGCGCCCGTCGTGGCCGGGGCCACCGACGGCGTCATGTGACGCCGGGGATCGTGCCGGCCCCGTGGCTCGCGACCGCCGGCCCCGACCCGTTCCCCGCGCCGGCCGTGCTGCCGGCCGAGGTGGACGCGGTCGTGGTCGGCGGCGGCCTGGCGGGCGTCGCGACGGCCTACTGGCTGGCCCGCTCGGGCTGGGCGGTGCTGCTGGCCGAACGCCGCGTGCTCGCCGGGGGTGCGAGCGGCCGCAACGCCGGGGTCTTCCTGCCCGGGCCGCGCCCGCTCGAGCAGCCCGGGCTCGTCCGGTCGGTGCTGGCCGAGGAGGGGATCGACGCGGGGTTCCGGCGTACGGGGCACCTGGCGCTCTCCTCCTCGGCGGCCGTCCTCGCCGAGGTCCGCGCCGAGGTGGCCCGCCGCTCGCCGGACGCGTCGCCGCTGCGGGCCCTGGACCGGCCGGAGTGCGAGAAGAAGGCCGGGATGCCGATCGCACCCCGGTACGCGGGCGGCCGCTGGGCGCGCGACGGCCACGTCGTGCACCCCGTCCGGCTCGTCCACGGGCTGGCTGCCGCGGCGATCCGGCGGGGCGCCCGCGTGGCGACCCGTACCGCGGTGCGGGAGGTGGTGCCGGGGCGCCGGCGCGGCTGGCGCGTGCACACGGCGCGCGGACCGGTCGAGGCGTCACACGTGGTCTACGCGTGCGCGGCGCAGACCGGCACCTTCCACCCGGGCCTGAAAGAGGTGATCACTCCCGTGCGGGGACAGGTCCTCGCGACCGAGACGCTGCCGCCGATGATCGCGCCCGCGATGGCCGTCGACTTCGGCAGTGTCTACTGGCGACAGACGGACGACGGGACCGTGGTCGTCGGCGGGTGCCGGTCGGCCGACCCCGCCGCCGAGACGGGTACCCGCGCCGAGCGGGTGAACGCGGCGATCCAGCAGGCGCTGTCGGCCTTCCTCGCCGCCACCTTTCCCGGCTTCCCGCCCCACACGGTCACGGACCGCTGGGCCGGGATCATGGACCAGACCGCCGACGGCCGGCCGCTCGCCGGCGCGCTGCCGGGCGGCGCACGGCAGTGGGTCATCGCCGGCTTCGGCGGCCACGGGCTGCCGCCGGCGCTCGGGACGGCCCGCGCGCTCGCCGCCACGATGACGACCGGGCGGCCGGACCCGCTGCTCGCCCCCCTCGACCCCGCGCGCTTCGGAGGTTCCGGATGATCACCGAGCAGGACGGCCTCGCCGGCTCGCCGCTGATGTTCGTGTTCGTCGACGTGTCGTCGCTCCCGCGGCACCGCCGCCTGTACGAGGACGAGTTCGGCCTCGCCGTGGTGGAGAACCAGTTCCACCCGCCGCACGAGCACCACGGCCTGGTCAAGTACGACGCGGGCGGCACCCTGCTGGCCGTCAAC carries:
- a CDS encoding NAD(P)/FAD-dependent oxidoreductase, producing the protein MPAPWLATAGPDPFPAPAVLPAEVDAVVVGGGLAGVATAYWLARSGWAVLLAERRVLAGGASGRNAGVFLPGPRPLEQPGLVRSVLAEEGIDAGFRRTGHLALSSSAAVLAEVRAEVARRSPDASPLRALDRPECEKKAGMPIAPRYAGGRWARDGHVVHPVRLVHGLAAAAIRRGARVATRTAVREVVPGRRRGWRVHTARGPVEASHVVYACAAQTGTFHPGLKEVITPVRGQVLATETLPPMIAPAMAVDFGSVYWRQTDDGTVVVGGCRSADPAAETGTRAERVNAAIQQALSAFLAATFPGFPPHTVTDRWAGIMDQTADGRPLAGALPGGARQWVIAGFGGHGLPPALGTARALAATMTTGRPDPLLAPLDPARFGGSG